A region of Malaclemys terrapin pileata isolate rMalTer1 chromosome 5, rMalTer1.hap1, whole genome shotgun sequence DNA encodes the following proteins:
- the RHOH gene encoding rho-related GTP-binding protein RhoH, whose translation MLDSIKCVLVGDTAVGKTSLLVRFTSETFPDTYKPTVYENTGVDVFMDGVQISLGLWDTAGSDAFKGIRPISYQQADVVLMCYSVANHNSFLNLRNKWIGEIRSHLPRIPILVVATQTDQRETGPHHLSCISSVDGKRLAREVRAKGYLECSALSNRGVQQVFEYAVRTAVNQARKQKRRKLFSVNECRIF comes from the coding sequence ATGCTGGATTCAATCAAGTGCGTGCTGGTGGGAGATACCGCTGTGGGGAAAACATCACTCTTGGTACGTTTCACCTCTGAGACTTTTCCCGATACCTACAAGCCCACAGTGTATGAAAACACAGGGGTGGATGTCTTCATGGATGGTGTCCAGATTAGCCTAGGCCTTTGGGACACAGCAGGCAGTGATGCCTTCAAAGGCATCCGCCCCATCTCATACCAACAGGCTGACGTGGTGTTAATGTGCTActcagtggccaaccacaacTCCTTTTTAAACCTGAGGAATAAATGGATTGGTGAGATCAGAAGCCATTTGCCTCGAATCCCCATTTTAGTGGTGGCCACTCAAACTGACCAGCGGGAAACAGGACCCCATCACTTGTCCTGCATCAGCTCAGTTGATGGGAAGCGGTTGGCCCGGGAGGTCCGAGCTAAAGGCTACTTGGAGTGCTCTGCTCTCAGCAACAGGGGAGTGCAGCAGGTATTTGAGTATGCAGTCCGGACTGCAGTCAATCAAGCCCGAAAACAGAAGAGAAGGAAACTCTTCTCCGTTAACGAGTGCAGGATCTTTTGA